TGCCTGCAGGGTCAAGGGTGGCCCCGGCGGAAAAGCCTTGGCATGTCACGGATGTGAGGCGGTACGGCGCTTGTTCCCTGCCGTGTCTGAGATATAAGGGGCCGCACGACTAAGGCAGGACGACATGAGCCACGAGAGCGACAGTTTCATCGACGAAGTCACCGAAGAGGTGCGCCGAGACCGGCTTTATCGGCTGTTCCGGCGCTATGGCTGGATCGGGCTGCTGGTGATTGCCATCATCGTGGGTGGCGCCGCGTGGCGCGAATACGCCAATAATCAGCGGCGCACGGCGGCGGAAGCCTGGGGCGATGCGGTTCTGGCGGCGCAGAATTCGGATGATCCGGTGGCGGGACTTGCCGCCCTTGATGGTGGCGGCAATGCCAACCGTACGGCATTGGGCGACCTGCTGGCCGCTGGTGCCGCGATGGAGGCGGACGGTCAGGCCGCTGCGCAGCCCTATCTGGAACGTGCGGCAGCCGAAGGCGGCGATGACGTGCTGACCGATCTGGCGCGGCTGAAGGCCGTGATTGCCGCCGGAGAGTCGCTGGATCAGGCGGATCGCGATGCCG
The genomic region above belongs to Paracoccus sp. SCSIO 75233 and contains:
- a CDS encoding tetratricopeptide repeat protein, which translates into the protein MSHESDSFIDEVTEEVRRDRLYRLFRRYGWIGLLVIAIIVGGAAWREYANNQRRTAAEAWGDAVLAAQNSDDPVAGLAALDGGGNANRTALGDLLAAGAAMEADGQAAAQPYLERAAAEGGDDVLTDLARLKAVIAAGESLDQADRDAALTDLSKPGAPFRLLALEQKAVALIAADRNDDALTLIREIQNEDGVSQALQTRLAQMVIMLGADLEDDPMGADATSPDNNTAPAPADAE